The following proteins are co-located in the Candidatus Eisenbacteria bacterium genome:
- a CDS encoding GAF domain-containing sensor histidine kinase, whose translation MLDAVGDAAGYPDVLFRICRALVEAVPCEQTTIYAYSRRTRTYLPKADFGTPSHVVERFLRRGFGARTFGDDTGLSAGRLLCASTADASPVMAEVLEAAELSGLILLPLVFNGENEGTISCGLKHSQRFNAEQIEALQRVAAHVALLVRNARLEADAARLVTRRTWLATWAAQVLAATDALDVGALLGQMSRDLFRASGAWLLMVEEDALVARQTAAQDRGAELARIPLGDRSVSTDALRCGQVLVANDFRKSEYMLHEAARRFHPASVLAVPLFDDAGPVGVLVVHDRDHPRRFRPTDEEDARILATVATAALRKVLLVEAITRANRAKSDFLASVSHDLRTPLNIITGYAQLLHEEAFGPLTPEQSDTLRRILRTAADQLGLINDLLDLARIEQGKVAWTPQPMAVARLIPPLAEMMEALLRNRPVRFEAAVSEDVVARADPERVRQVLVNLLTNAAKFTNEGCVRLVAALEGEGVCISVEDTGPGIEPELRDRVLEPFARGSSPQAGSGLGLAIVARLIQVMQGTIAIDSTPGAGTRIAVRLPAA comes from the coding sequence GTGCTCGACGCCGTCGGGGACGCGGCCGGCTATCCGGACGTGCTCTTCCGCATCTGCCGTGCGCTCGTCGAGGCGGTCCCGTGCGAGCAGACGACCATCTACGCCTACTCGCGGCGCACGCGGACCTATCTACCGAAGGCGGACTTCGGAACCCCGTCGCACGTCGTCGAACGCTTCCTGCGGCGCGGCTTCGGGGCGCGGACGTTCGGTGACGATACGGGCCTCTCGGCCGGCCGCCTGCTGTGCGCGTCGACGGCCGACGCCTCGCCGGTGATGGCCGAGGTGCTCGAAGCCGCCGAGCTGTCCGGGCTGATCCTGCTCCCCCTCGTCTTCAACGGCGAGAACGAAGGGACGATCAGCTGCGGCCTCAAGCACTCGCAGCGCTTCAACGCGGAGCAGATCGAGGCCCTGCAGCGCGTGGCGGCGCACGTGGCGCTGCTGGTTCGCAACGCCCGCCTGGAAGCGGACGCCGCGCGTCTCGTCACGCGGCGCACGTGGCTCGCGACGTGGGCGGCGCAGGTTCTGGCGGCGACCGACGCGCTCGACGTCGGGGCGCTCCTGGGTCAGATGAGCCGGGACCTGTTCCGCGCGAGCGGCGCGTGGCTCCTCATGGTGGAGGAGGACGCGCTCGTCGCACGCCAGACGGCCGCGCAGGATCGGGGCGCCGAGCTCGCGCGCATCCCGCTCGGCGACCGCTCGGTGTCGACCGACGCCCTGCGCTGCGGGCAGGTGCTGGTCGCGAACGACTTCCGCAAGTCGGAGTACATGCTCCACGAAGCGGCGCGGCGCTTCCATCCCGCCTCGGTGCTGGCCGTTCCGCTCTTCGACGACGCGGGGCCGGTCGGCGTGCTCGTCGTCCACGATCGCGACCACCCGCGCCGGTTCCGGCCGACCGACGAGGAGGACGCGCGGATCCTCGCCACGGTGGCGACGGCCGCGTTGCGCAAGGTACTGCTCGTCGAGGCCATCACGCGCGCCAATCGCGCCAAGAGCGACTTCCTGGCGAGCGTGTCCCACGACCTGCGGACCCCCCTCAACATCATCACGGGCTACGCGCAGCTCCTGCACGAGGAGGCGTTCGGGCCGCTCACGCCCGAGCAGTCGGACACGCTCCGCCGCATCCTGCGGACGGCGGCGGATCAGCTGGGGCTCATCAACGACCTGCTCGATCTGGCCCGCATCGAGCAGGGAAAGGTCGCGTGGACGCCCCAGCCGATGGCGGTCGCCCGGCTGATCCCGCCGCTCGCGGAGATGATGGAAGCGCTGCTGCGCAATCGGCCGGTGCGCTTCGAAGCGGCGGTTTCCGAGGACGTCGTCGCCCGGGCCGATCCCGAGCGCGTCCGCCAGGTGCTCGTGAACCTCCTCACCAACGCTGCGAAGTTCACGAACGAGGGCTGCGTGCGCCTCGTGGCGGCGCTCGAAGGCGAGGGCGTCTGCATCTCGGTCGAGGACACCGGTCCCGGCATCGAGCCCGAGCTGCGCGATCGCGTGCTCGAGCCGTTCGCGCGGGGCTCCTCGCCCCAGGCCGGCTCCGGTCTCGGCCTCGCGATCGTCGCGCGCCTGATCCAGGTGATGCAGGGGACGATCGCCATCGACAGCACTCCGGGCGCCGGCACCCGGATCGCCGTCCGTCTCCCGGCCGCCTAG
- a CDS encoding putative quinol monooxygenase, whose protein sequence is MLTVIATLKVKADKTAAFEDEARKMIAHVEANEPGTKTYVCHRSTADPTVYVFYEIYADQAAFAQHGGSAAMQAFFGAMRGIADGRPEIAMYEEIAAVRR, encoded by the coding sequence GTGCTGACCGTCATCGCAACCCTCAAGGTGAAAGCCGACAAGACCGCCGCGTTCGAGGACGAGGCGCGCAAGATGATCGCGCACGTCGAGGCGAACGAGCCCGGCACGAAGACCTACGTCTGCCACCGCAGCACCGCCGACCCGACCGTCTACGTCTTCTACGAGATCTACGCCGACCAGGCGGCCTTCGCGCAGCACGGCGGCAGCGCGGCCATGCAGGCGTTCTTCGGCGCCATGCGCGGCATCGCCGACGGACGTCCCGAGATCGCGATGTACGAGGAGATCGCCGCGGTCAGGCGATAG
- a CDS encoding enoyl-CoA hydratase-related protein: MSAYTTLETARTGDVLRVTIAHPTSPVNAVDDALHHDLTRLFADLKRERDARAVMLTGRGRAFSAGGDFNWFPQLREPGRMEALRRDAKQLIWDLLDVEIPIVAALNGAAMGLGASIALLCDVIFMADTATIGDPHVRVGIVAGDGGAAIWPLAVGPARAKQYLLTGDPLPAAEAERIGLVNKVVPAADLDREASAFAARLAAGAPLAVRYTKLAVNKLVKDAFNVAFDASTALELVTFQSEDHQEALAAIREKRPPAFKGR; the protein is encoded by the coding sequence ATGAGCGCCTACACGACCCTCGAGACCGCGCGCACGGGCGACGTCCTGCGTGTGACGATCGCCCACCCGACCAGCCCGGTGAACGCGGTCGACGACGCGCTCCACCACGATCTCACGCGCCTCTTCGCCGACCTGAAGCGCGAGCGCGACGCGCGGGCCGTGATGCTGACCGGCCGCGGACGGGCGTTCTCGGCCGGCGGCGACTTCAACTGGTTCCCGCAGCTCCGCGAGCCCGGCCGCATGGAGGCCCTGCGGCGCGACGCGAAGCAGCTCATCTGGGACCTCCTCGACGTCGAGATCCCGATCGTCGCGGCGTTGAACGGGGCGGCGATGGGGCTCGGCGCGTCGATCGCGTTGCTGTGCGACGTGATCTTCATGGCCGACACCGCGACGATCGGCGACCCGCACGTGCGGGTCGGCATCGTCGCTGGCGACGGCGGCGCCGCCATCTGGCCGCTCGCCGTGGGTCCCGCGCGGGCCAAACAGTATCTGCTGACGGGCGATCCGCTGCCCGCCGCCGAGGCCGAGCGGATCGGGCTCGTGAACAAGGTCGTGCCGGCCGCGGACCTCGATCGCGAGGCGAGCGCCTTCGCGGCCCGCCTCGCCGCCGGCGCGCCGCTCGCGGTCCGCTACACGAAGCTCGCCGTGAACAAGCTCGTGAAGGACGCGTTCAACGTCGCCTTCGACGCGTCGACGGCGCTCGAGCTCGTCACCTTCCAGAGCGAAGACCACCAGGAGGCGCTCGCGGCGATCCGCGAGAAGCGCCCGCCCGCGTTCAAGGGACGCTGA
- a CDS encoding acyl-CoA dehydrogenase family protein: MIESVRALLPRIRAAADEIERARRLPLELVHALADAGVFRLCVPQALGGEEAHPGRLVEVIEAIATADGSAGWCAMIGATSGVVSAYLPDDVAREIYGTDPRVVTGGVYAPSGTAVPEAGGYRVSGRWPFASGSEHCAWLMGGCLVRDGGAPRARMMLFPAAEAQIIDTWTVAGLRGTGSHDIAVDELFVPAARSVSLTEDHPSAGGALYAFPVFGLLAGGIAAVALGIARAAIDELVRLASTKTPQGSRRSLAERAVVQAQVAEAEALVRGGRALLADAIGDAWLAAEATGEIATAERAALRVAATHATTSAARATDLMYNAGGGTSVYATSPLQRCFRDVHVATQHAMVAPATLELAGRIFLGLDTDTTQL; this comes from the coding sequence GTGATCGAATCGGTCCGGGCGCTCCTGCCGCGCATCCGGGCGGCGGCGGACGAGATCGAACGGGCCCGGCGGCTGCCGCTGGAGCTCGTGCACGCGCTCGCCGACGCCGGCGTCTTCCGCCTCTGCGTGCCGCAGGCGCTCGGCGGGGAGGAAGCCCACCCCGGTCGCCTCGTCGAGGTGATCGAAGCCATCGCCACCGCCGACGGCTCGGCGGGATGGTGCGCCATGATCGGCGCCACCAGCGGCGTCGTGTCGGCGTATCTCCCCGACGACGTGGCGCGCGAGATCTACGGGACGGACCCCCGCGTCGTGACGGGCGGCGTGTACGCGCCGAGCGGCACGGCGGTGCCCGAGGCAGGGGGCTATCGCGTCTCCGGCCGCTGGCCGTTCGCATCCGGCAGCGAGCACTGCGCCTGGCTCATGGGGGGCTGTCTCGTGCGCGACGGTGGTGCGCCGCGCGCCCGCATGATGCTCTTCCCCGCCGCCGAGGCGCAGATCATCGACACGTGGACGGTCGCCGGCCTGCGGGGAACCGGGAGCCACGACATAGCGGTCGACGAGCTGTTCGTGCCCGCCGCGCGCTCGGTGTCGCTGACCGAAGACCACCCGAGCGCGGGCGGCGCGCTCTACGCGTTCCCGGTCTTTGGCCTGCTCGCCGGCGGGATCGCCGCCGTGGCGCTCGGGATCGCGCGCGCCGCGATCGACGAGCTGGTTCGGCTCGCCTCCACCAAGACGCCGCAGGGCTCGCGTCGCTCGCTCGCCGAGCGTGCCGTCGTCCAGGCGCAGGTCGCCGAGGCCGAAGCGCTCGTGCGCGGAGGCCGCGCGCTCCTCGCCGACGCGATCGGCGACGCCTGGCTCGCAGCCGAGGCGACCGGCGAGATCGCGACGGCGGAGCGCGCGGCGCTTCGCGTCGCCGCGACGCACGCGACGACCAGCGCCGCGCGGGCGACCGATCTCATGTACAACGCGGGGGGCGGGACGTCGGTCTACGCGACGAGCCCGCTCCAGCGCTGCTTCCGGGACGTGCACGTCGCCACCCAGCACGCGATGGTGGCACCCGCGACGCTCGAGCTGGCCGGTCGCATCTTTCTCGGCCTCGACACGGATACGACCCAGCTATGA
- a CDS encoding DsbA family protein: protein MSVTVVAYTIYHSPNAYLGHVLAERALAGLPVVVERRPIVVPRSRGVKVADLVAGREAERHGRYHREDCLRWARRYGIPFEPPPPAAFAERAARWAASPLAREELPARAYYAAVGSGKEDALDRALFRAAWVLGLDVNDEEVVRRAAATAGLDPDRHLAAAMAEGPGDMVRAALDAFDRDECPGVPTWVVASERFWGKDRVDWLAARVRELAGAPA, encoded by the coding sequence GTGAGCGTCACCGTCGTCGCGTACACCATCTACCACTCGCCGAACGCGTACCTGGGACACGTGCTCGCCGAGCGCGCGCTCGCCGGCCTGCCGGTCGTGGTCGAACGACGGCCGATCGTCGTGCCGCGCTCACGCGGGGTGAAGGTCGCCGACCTCGTCGCCGGGCGCGAAGCCGAGCGCCACGGCCGGTACCATCGCGAGGATTGCCTGCGCTGGGCTCGCCGGTACGGCATTCCGTTCGAGCCGCCGCCGCCCGCCGCGTTCGCCGAACGCGCGGCGCGGTGGGCGGCCTCGCCGCTCGCGCGCGAGGAGCTGCCCGCGCGCGCGTACTATGCTGCGGTCGGCAGCGGCAAGGAGGACGCGCTCGACCGCGCGCTCTTTCGCGCCGCATGGGTGCTGGGGCTGGACGTCAACGACGAAGAGGTAGTACGACGGGCCGCCGCGACGGCGGGGCTCGATCCCGATCGCCACCTCGCGGCGGCAATGGCCGAGGGACCCGGAGACATGGTACGCGCGGCGCTGGACGCCTTCGACCGCGACGAGTGCCCGGGCGTGCCGACGTGGGTCGTCGCGAGCGAGCGGTTCTGGGGCAAGGACCGCGTCGATTGGCTCGCTGCGCGCGTGCGCGAGCTCGCGGGAGCGCCCGCGTGA
- a CDS encoding di-heme oxidoredictase family protein: MRRRRLALAVACTVAVARVATVAAGVHPLLRAGDVFPGGTVTEISSVAAAPSGRRVAVLVGATIPSRPGATSALVLWENGSLTTLALEGDPLPGGGTFGAPASLFTNDAGTVAFEIADHVYAYDGGAFEEILGLTDLPAGDNWIGLRVDDFNDDGDVLLTGIAQNVPGGPLTSALLSLAGGAVTELMRVGAHSAEGDLIATFQGARMNDARRIVFSTGFSAVYRLDAGVIRRVIRQGDAAPGGGLIDDVAQHAIDQGGNLVLVANLGDELAHEGFAGQMIRVDSSAMGAFVVDGTPSPWGVQWSSNSAWPAFNRRGDLVFRGAFYGPPSASVVLRRTDGVTTRLLDDYTPAPWDPAHRLFGASAPQLSDDRRATLATFIEGQPDGGPTVLVQVATDYDGDGIDDPDDPCTDSDGDGRGDPGFPANTCPRDNCPGVFNPTQQDGDHDGLGDACDICPAAYDPSQADADGDGLGDACDPCTDPDRDGWGRPVDACGNDNCPTIANVDQRDSDYDGVGDACDSCPLFANPDQSNPIVCRPTAIVGLTPAERVRFEEGLQTFMQTETPTSGLGPVFNGASCAECHNRPSIGGSGTRVVTLFGTTGAGGFDPMAVQGGALLQSEGVSTPTCTVAGEVVPTAATIVAQRDTPALFGAGLIEAIPDYKILRFADSLDRNHDGVIGRPNMVDRRVGRFGWKAQAAKLDDVAADEYRDQMGITSPTRLEEVRPQGGPPVCDTVPEPEDSGSAIGAFTGFLRALAPLVDRPVLDVRARIGKRIFRRMRCHVCHTDKLRTGLTSIRALSNKRVRLYSDLLLHDMGSLGDGVVQGDAGGNDFRTAPLWGVGQSAPYLHDGRAATLEEAIEAHDGEAAGSRDRYFFLFPSEKAALVAYLRSL, from the coding sequence ATGCGCCGTCGTCGACTGGCCCTGGCCGTCGCGTGCACGGTCGCCGTCGCGCGGGTCGCGACGGTCGCGGCGGGGGTGCATCCGCTGCTGCGGGCCGGCGACGTGTTTCCGGGCGGCACGGTGACGGAGATCTCGTCGGTCGCGGCGGCCCCCTCGGGGCGCCGCGTCGCCGTCCTCGTCGGCGCGACGATCCCGTCGCGACCAGGTGCGACGAGCGCGCTGGTGCTGTGGGAGAACGGCAGCCTCACGACCCTCGCGCTCGAGGGCGATCCGCTGCCCGGCGGCGGGACGTTCGGCGCACCGGCGTCGCTGTTCACGAACGACGCGGGGACCGTGGCCTTCGAGATCGCGGACCACGTCTACGCCTACGACGGCGGGGCGTTCGAGGAGATCCTGGGCCTCACCGATCTCCCGGCGGGCGACAACTGGATCGGCCTGCGCGTCGACGACTTCAACGACGACGGCGACGTGCTGCTGACGGGGATCGCGCAGAACGTGCCGGGCGGCCCGCTCACGTCGGCTCTCCTCTCGCTCGCGGGCGGAGCGGTGACGGAGCTCATGCGCGTCGGCGCGCACAGCGCCGAGGGGGACCTCATCGCCACCTTCCAGGGCGCGCGCATGAACGACGCGCGACGCATCGTGTTCAGCACCGGCTTCAGCGCCGTCTATCGTCTCGACGCGGGCGTCATCCGTCGCGTCATCCGGCAGGGCGACGCGGCGCCGGGCGGCGGGCTCATCGACGACGTCGCGCAGCACGCGATCGACCAGGGTGGGAACCTCGTCCTGGTCGCGAACCTCGGCGACGAGCTCGCGCACGAAGGCTTCGCGGGCCAGATGATCCGCGTCGACAGCAGCGCGATGGGCGCGTTCGTGGTCGACGGCACGCCGAGCCCCTGGGGAGTCCAGTGGTCGAGCAACAGCGCCTGGCCGGCGTTCAACCGGCGCGGCGACCTCGTCTTCCGGGGCGCGTTCTACGGTCCGCCGTCCGCATCAGTCGTCCTGCGCCGGACCGACGGCGTGACGACGCGCCTGCTCGACGACTACACGCCGGCGCCGTGGGATCCGGCGCATCGGCTCTTCGGCGCGTCCGCGCCGCAGCTGAGCGACGATCGGCGCGCGACGCTGGCGACGTTCATCGAGGGGCAGCCCGACGGGGGGCCGACGGTGCTCGTCCAGGTCGCGACCGACTACGACGGCGACGGCATCGACGACCCGGACGACCCGTGCACCGACAGCGACGGCGACGGCCGCGGGGATCCGGGCTTCCCCGCCAACACCTGCCCGCGCGACAACTGTCCGGGCGTCTTCAATCCGACGCAGCAGGACGGCGACCACGACGGCCTCGGCGATGCCTGCGACATCTGCCCGGCGGCGTACGATCCCTCCCAGGCCGACGCCGACGGCGACGGGCTCGGGGATGCGTGCGATCCATGCACGGATCCCGATCGCGACGGCTGGGGTCGCCCCGTCGACGCGTGCGGCAATGACAACTGCCCCACGATCGCCAACGTTGATCAGCGCGACAGCGACTACGACGGCGTCGGCGACGCATGCGACAGCTGTCCGCTCTTCGCGAATCCCGACCAGTCGAACCCGATCGTGTGCCGGCCGACCGCGATCGTCGGTCTCACGCCCGCGGAGCGCGTCCGCTTCGAGGAGGGGCTCCAGACGTTCATGCAGACCGAGACCCCGACCTCCGGTCTCGGGCCCGTGTTCAACGGCGCGAGCTGCGCCGAGTGCCACAACCGGCCGAGCATCGGGGGGTCGGGCACGCGCGTCGTCACGCTCTTCGGCACGACCGGCGCCGGCGGGTTCGACCCGATGGCGGTCCAGGGGGGCGCGCTGCTGCAGTCCGAGGGCGTGTCGACGCCGACGTGCACGGTGGCCGGCGAGGTCGTGCCCACGGCGGCAACCATCGTCGCGCAGCGGGATACCCCGGCGCTCTTCGGCGCGGGGCTCATCGAGGCCATCCCCGACTACAAGATCCTGCGCTTCGCCGATTCGCTCGACCGCAACCACGACGGCGTGATCGGGCGCCCGAACATGGTCGATCGCCGCGTCGGGCGGTTCGGCTGGAAGGCGCAGGCGGCAAAGCTCGACGACGTCGCGGCCGACGAATACCGCGACCAGATGGGCATCACGAGCCCGACCCGCCTGGAGGAGGTGCGGCCCCAGGGTGGGCCGCCCGTCTGCGACACCGTCCCCGAGCCCGAGGACAGCGGAAGCGCGATCGGGGCATTCACCGGCTTCCTGCGCGCTCTGGCCCCGCTCGTCGACCGGCCCGTGCTCGACGTGAGGGCGCGCATCGGCAAGCGGATCTTCCGGCGCATGCGTTGCCACGTCTGCCACACCGACAAGCTACGCACCGGCCTCACCAGCATCCGCGCGCTCTCGAACAAGCGCGTGCGGCTGTACTCCGACCTCCTCCTGCACGACATGGGCTCGCTCGGCGACGGTGTCGTGCAGGGCGACGCGGGCGGCAACGACTTCCGCACGGCGCCGCTGTGGGGAGTCGGCCAGAGCGCGCCGTATCTGCACGACGGGCGCGCGGCGACGCTCGAGGAGGCGATCGAGGCGCACGATGGCGAGGCGGCGGGATCGCGCGACCGCTACTTCTTCCTCTTCCCCTCGGAGAAGGCCGCGCTGGTCGCGTACCTCCGCTCGCTGTGA
- a CDS encoding Uma2 family endonuclease, whose amino-acid sequence MAAPAPAEQGTPGRYTVAQYADLVRQGVLGPDDRVELLDGVIVAVAPQNPWHAAVLDQVKNVLASVVGDRATVRVQSPLALGPRSMPEPDVAVVAGRSLDFVVAHPTSALLVAECADASVQQDRLTKAAIYAAAGIPEYWIVSRRDDAVEVFRDPDPAAATYRTRRLARRGERLAPVAITGAGVAVDDLLPAPADSA is encoded by the coding sequence ATGGCTGCCCCCGCCCCAGCCGAGCAGGGCACTCCGGGTCGCTACACGGTCGCGCAGTACGCCGACCTGGTGCGGCAGGGAGTCCTCGGACCCGACGATCGGGTCGAGCTGCTGGATGGGGTGATCGTCGCCGTGGCGCCGCAGAATCCGTGGCATGCAGCCGTGCTTGATCAGGTGAAGAACGTGCTCGCGAGCGTCGTCGGCGACCGGGCGACGGTGCGGGTGCAAAGTCCGCTCGCGCTCGGGCCACGATCGATGCCGGAGCCCGATGTCGCGGTCGTCGCCGGTCGCAGTCTGGACTTCGTCGTCGCCCATCCGACGTCGGCTCTGCTCGTCGCCGAGTGTGCCGACGCTTCGGTGCAGCAGGACCGCCTCACCAAGGCCGCGATCTACGCCGCCGCGGGGATCCCCGAGTACTGGATCGTCAGCCGGCGCGACGATGCCGTCGAGGTGTTCCGCGACCCCGATCCCGCCGCCGCGACGTACCGGACCCGGCGCCTCGCGCGCCGGGGCGAACGCCTGGCGCCGGTCGCGATCACCGGAGCCGGCGTCGCCGTGGACGACCTGCTGCCCGCGCCTGCCGACTCGGCGTGA
- a CDS encoding cytochrome P450, translating to MELNPFAHEFHEDPYRTYRWMRDHAPLYHNESLRFWALSRYRDVLAASLDWETYSSREGTTVERMDPKLFEVRPMIIFLDPPRHDRLRKLVSRVFTPRRVASLEPFIRTTVRRLLDRCAERGGGDFVTDVSMPLPMEVIFTLLGVPEGDRLQLRQWMDLSLERDRDTPVVPERAMVAMACMMQYWGDFLDTLRTQRNDGLVSALLDAEVEDDHGGTTRLTDGEIIGFCSLLGAAGNETVTKLLANACVLFARHPDEWAKVLADPGLIPDAVEETLRYSSPSQYQGRVTTRDVEWHGRTVPKGARILLLTGSANRDEREFPDPDRFDVARRPEQHLALGHGVHFCLGASLARLESRVALEEFAARFPRYGVEESRCVRVHMSNVHGYEHVPFAAA from the coding sequence GTGGAGCTGAACCCGTTCGCGCACGAATTTCACGAGGACCCGTACCGGACGTACCGGTGGATGCGCGACCACGCGCCGCTCTACCACAACGAGTCCCTCCGCTTCTGGGCCCTCTCGCGCTATCGCGACGTGCTCGCGGCGTCGCTCGACTGGGAGACGTACAGCTCGCGCGAGGGCACGACGGTCGAGCGCATGGATCCGAAGCTCTTCGAGGTGCGGCCGATGATCATCTTCCTCGATCCGCCGCGCCACGACCGGCTGCGGAAGCTCGTGTCCCGCGTGTTCACCCCGCGGCGGGTGGCGTCGCTCGAGCCCTTCATCCGGACCACCGTCCGGCGCCTGCTCGACCGTTGCGCGGAACGCGGCGGCGGTGACTTCGTGACCGACGTGTCGATGCCGTTGCCGATGGAGGTGATCTTCACCCTCCTCGGCGTGCCCGAGGGGGACCGGCTCCAGCTCCGGCAGTGGATGGATCTCTCGCTCGAGCGCGATCGCGACACGCCCGTCGTCCCAGAGCGCGCGATGGTCGCGATGGCGTGCATGATGCAGTACTGGGGCGACTTCCTCGACACCTTGCGCACGCAGCGAAACGACGGGCTCGTGTCGGCGCTGCTCGATGCCGAGGTCGAGGACGATCACGGCGGCACGACGCGTCTCACCGATGGCGAGATCATCGGGTTCTGCTCGCTCCTCGGAGCTGCCGGCAACGAGACGGTGACGAAGCTCCTCGCCAACGCGTGCGTGCTGTTCGCGCGCCACCCCGATGAGTGGGCGAAGGTGCTCGCCGATCCGGGGCTCATCCCCGATGCGGTCGAGGAGACGCTGCGCTACTCGTCGCCGTCGCAGTACCAGGGGCGCGTCACGACCCGCGACGTCGAATGGCACGGCCGGACGGTCCCGAAGGGCGCACGCATCCTGCTCCTCACCGGATCGGCGAACAGAGACGAGCGCGAGTTCCCCGATCCCGACCGCTTCGACGTCGCCCGGCGGCCCGAGCAGCATCTCGCGCTCGGCCACGGCGTCCACTTCTGCCTCGGGGCGTCGCTCGCGCGGCTCGAGAGCCGCGTCGCCCTCGAGGAGTTTGCCGCGCGCTTCCCGCGCTACGGCGTCGAGGAGTCGCGCTGCGTGCGCGTGCACATGTCGAACGTGCACGGCTACGAGCACGTTCCCTTCGCGGCGGCTTGA